Proteins from a genomic interval of Pseudomonas sp. RC10:
- a CDS encoding MFS transporter, whose protein sequence is MATYSLVIRRLMVCSLTIVMSRAMTSPLLTLFLSTKLGLNQQDVGLLMGIAVFLATLLGLYGGYIIDRLEKRKLLILAMLSSAIGFTLLTFAQNVYLTTLTLVITETASALFLIGSKAIISENLPIGQRAKVFSLRYTLTNIGYATGPMLGVLIAGQLPLAPFLIASAIAFGSMFLMIGIPPTVADNQNQPRSFLDTLATLKGDRTLILFTGGSLLSTIVHGRYTLYLSQFLLVTHTPAQALKILSAVLACNAITVILMQYQIGRFLKREQLPYWICLGTALFAVGLFGFSFAQTTVAWCAAMFVFTLGEMIIYPAEYLFVDTIAPEHLRGSYLGAQNLAAFGGAMSPVICGYLLINSPAPTMFYVLAGLTAVGGTLCFLAGRNARLTTADIAP, encoded by the coding sequence GTGGCCACCTACTCCCTCGTCATCCGCCGCCTGATGGTCTGTTCACTGACCATCGTCATGAGCCGCGCGATGACCAGCCCGTTACTCACACTGTTCCTGAGCACCAAGCTGGGGTTGAATCAGCAGGACGTCGGGCTGTTGATGGGCATCGCGGTGTTCCTCGCGACGCTGCTGGGGCTGTACGGCGGGTACATCATCGATCGGCTGGAAAAGCGCAAGCTGCTCATTCTGGCGATGCTCTCCAGTGCCATCGGCTTCACGCTGCTGACCTTCGCCCAGAACGTTTACCTGACCACCCTGACCCTGGTGATCACCGAAACCGCCTCGGCGCTGTTCCTCATCGGCTCCAAAGCGATCATCAGCGAAAACCTCCCCATCGGTCAGCGCGCCAAGGTGTTTTCGCTGCGCTACACCCTGACCAACATCGGCTACGCCACCGGCCCCATGCTTGGCGTGCTGATTGCCGGGCAACTGCCTTTGGCGCCGTTTCTGATTGCCAGCGCCATCGCGTTCGGCAGCATGTTTCTGATGATCGGCATCCCGCCGACCGTGGCGGACAATCAAAACCAGCCGCGCAGTTTTCTCGACACCCTCGCCACGCTGAAGGGCGACCGTACGCTGATCCTGTTCACCGGCGGCAGCCTGCTCAGCACCATCGTTCACGGCCGTTACACGCTGTACCTCTCGCAGTTTTTGCTGGTCACCCACACCCCGGCGCAAGCCCTGAAAATCCTCTCTGCGGTGTTGGCCTGCAACGCGATCACAGTAATCCTGATGCAGTACCAGATCGGCCGTTTTCTCAAGCGCGAACAACTGCCGTACTGGATTTGCCTCGGCACTGCGTTGTTTGCCGTCGGACTGTTCGGTTTCAGCTTCGCCCAGACGACGGTGGCGTGGTGTGCGGCAATGTTCGTGTTCACGCTGGGCGAGATGATCATCTACCCCGCCGAGTACCTGTTCGTCGACACCATCGCCCCGGAACACCTGCGGGGCAGCTACCTGGGCGCACAAAACCTCGCGGCCTTCGGTGGCGCGATGAGCCCGGTGATCTGTGGTTATTTATTGATCAACTCGCCTGCGCCAACGATGTTTTACGTGCTGGCGGGGCTGACGGCGGTGGGTGGCACGTTATGTTTTTTGGCGGGGCGCAATGCGAGGCTCACAACCGCTGACATCGCTCCCTGA
- a CDS encoding ABC transporter substrate-binding protein, translating into MKKMILPTLLAGLMASSAVFADVPASLKEKGEITAAIVPNYPPMDFKDTSTNTLTGLDVDLGNALAERLGVKIKWQETAFEQMVSGLVTKRFDIILSGMTDTAERQKSVTFIDYFTSGPQLYTLTKNTELNQPEDLCGKKVGTSRRTTWPAEIAAWSKENCEAKGKPAIVVSGSEGSADARAQLRQGRLDAAMQGSETIPYLMSQEKDTYKPIGLAISKQFTGLGVNKSNPELAKAIAEAMQAMVDDGTYGKILKKWELEQGAVAKVGMDQGK; encoded by the coding sequence ATGAAAAAAATGATCCTCCCGACGTTACTCGCAGGCCTGATGGCCTCCTCCGCGGTCTTCGCTGACGTGCCCGCCAGCCTCAAGGAAAAAGGCGAAATCACCGCCGCCATCGTGCCGAACTACCCACCGATGGACTTCAAGGACACCAGCACCAACACGCTGACCGGTCTTGACGTGGACCTGGGCAACGCGCTGGCCGAGCGTCTTGGCGTGAAAATCAAATGGCAGGAAACGGCTTTCGAGCAGATGGTCAGCGGCCTGGTCACCAAGCGCTTCGACATCATTCTGTCGGGCATGACCGATACCGCCGAACGCCAGAAGTCGGTGACGTTCATCGATTACTTCACCAGCGGCCCACAGCTGTACACACTCACCAAAAACACCGAGCTGAATCAGCCTGAAGACCTGTGCGGCAAGAAAGTCGGCACCAGCCGCCGCACCACCTGGCCTGCGGAAATCGCGGCGTGGAGCAAGGAAAACTGCGAGGCCAAGGGCAAACCTGCCATCGTTGTCAGCGGTTCCGAAGGCTCGGCCGACGCCCGCGCGCAACTGCGTCAGGGTCGTCTGGACGCGGCCATGCAAGGCAGCGAAACCATTCCTTACCTGATGTCGCAGGAGAAGGACACCTACAAGCCCATCGGCCTGGCGATCTCCAAGCAGTTCACCGGCCTGGGCGTGAACAAGTCCAATCCTGAGCTGGCGAAGGCGATTGCCGAAGCGATGCAAGCGATGGTCGATGACGGCACCTACGGCAAGATCCTGAAGAAGTGGGAGCTGGAACAGGGTGCAGTGGCCAAGGTCGGGATGGATCAGGGCAAATGA
- a CDS encoding amino acid ABC transporter ATP-binding protein, giving the protein MRSIVKAVGLNKYYDQFHALKDVSIEVEQGEVLCIIGPSGSGKSTLLRCVNQLEKIDKGGLWVDGELVGYRIVGNKLHELNDAQIARQRLSTGMVFQRFNLFPHMTALQNVIEGPIQVLKRSPKEANEEAVELLARVGLADKRHSYPVELSGGQQQRVAIARALAMRPKLMLFDEPTSALDPELVGEVLSVMRDLAHSGMTMIVVTHELGFAREVSNRMVFMDGGQIVEAGSPEDILISPQNPRTQSFISAVRT; this is encoded by the coding sequence ATGAGAAGCATCGTCAAAGCCGTCGGCCTGAACAAATATTACGACCAGTTTCATGCCTTGAAAGACGTCAGCATCGAGGTCGAGCAAGGCGAGGTGCTGTGCATCATCGGGCCTTCGGGCTCCGGCAAGAGCACGCTGCTGCGTTGCGTCAACCAACTGGAAAAGATCGACAAGGGCGGCCTGTGGGTCGATGGCGAGCTGGTGGGTTATCGCATCGTCGGCAACAAACTGCATGAGCTGAACGACGCGCAGATCGCCCGTCAGCGCCTGAGCACCGGCATGGTGTTCCAGCGTTTCAACCTGTTCCCGCACATGACCGCGTTGCAGAACGTGATCGAAGGCCCGATCCAGGTGCTCAAGCGTTCGCCCAAGGAAGCCAACGAAGAGGCAGTCGAACTGCTGGCCCGCGTCGGCCTTGCGGACAAGCGCCATTCCTATCCCGTCGAACTGTCCGGCGGCCAGCAACAGCGCGTGGCCATCGCTCGCGCGCTGGCGATGCGGCCCAAGCTGATGCTGTTCGACGAGCCCACTTCCGCCCTCGACCCGGAGCTGGTGGGCGAAGTGTTGTCGGTGATGCGCGACCTTGCGCACAGCGGCATGACCATGATCGTCGTGACCCATGAGCTGGGCTTCGCTCGCGAAGTCTCCAACCGCATGGTGTTCATGGACGGGGGCCAGATTGTGGAGGCCGGCAGCCCGGAAGACATTCTAATAAGCCCACAAAACCCAAGAACCCAAAGCTTCATTTCTGCCGTTCGCACCTAA
- a CDS encoding amino acid ABC transporter permease — MNQNPAERLQAERKKAENEFDITQYEHVPRRYYGRIFFATLIVIALAGLARAFANGQIEWSYIGQFLTSEAILWGLLNTIIMSVLAMALGVVIGVITAIMRMSANPILRYVAITYTWLFRGTPLILQLLLWFNLALIFPVIGIPGLFQLDTVSLMTPFVAALLGLSINQGAYTAEVVRAGLLSVDTGQYEAAKSIGMPRLQALRRVILPQAMRVIIPPVGNEFIGMVKMTSLASVIQYSELLHNAQNIYYANARVMELLIVAGIWYLAVVTVLSFGQSRLELRFARGAGKRS, encoded by the coding sequence ATGAACCAGAATCCGGCAGAACGTCTGCAAGCCGAGCGCAAAAAGGCCGAAAACGAGTTCGACATCACTCAGTACGAACACGTCCCGCGTCGCTACTACGGGCGCATTTTCTTCGCAACGCTGATCGTCATTGCCTTGGCGGGTCTTGCCCGGGCGTTCGCCAACGGCCAGATCGAGTGGAGCTACATCGGCCAGTTTCTGACCTCCGAAGCGATTCTTTGGGGGCTGCTCAACACCATCATCATGTCAGTGTTGGCGATGGCGCTCGGTGTGGTGATCGGCGTGATCACCGCGATCATGCGCATGTCCGCCAACCCGATTCTGCGCTACGTCGCGATCACCTACACCTGGCTGTTTCGCGGCACGCCGCTGATTCTGCAATTGCTGCTGTGGTTCAACCTGGCGCTGATCTTCCCGGTCATCGGCATTCCCGGCCTGTTTCAGCTCGATACTGTGAGCCTGATGACGCCTTTCGTGGCCGCGCTGCTGGGCCTGAGCATCAATCAGGGCGCGTACACCGCCGAGGTCGTGCGCGCGGGTCTGCTGTCGGTGGACACCGGCCAGTACGAGGCCGCGAAATCCATCGGCATGCCGCGCTTGCAGGCGCTGCGTCGGGTGATTCTGCCCCAGGCGATGCGCGTGATCATTCCGCCGGTGGGCAACGAATTCATCGGCATGGTGAAGATGACCAGCCTGGCCAGCGTCATCCAATACTCCGAGTTGCTGCACAACGCTCAGAACATTTACTACGCCAACGCCCGCGTCATGGAGCTGCTGATCGTCGCCGGTATCTGGTACCTGGCGGTGGTCACGGTGCTGTCGTTCGGTCAGAGCCGTCTGGAGCTGCGCTTCGCGCGCGGCGCTGGCAAGCGCTCGTAA
- a CDS encoding LysR family transcriptional regulator — METPLSTSGNVPPKPGIRPPLSLSGMDFKLLRVFQAVVEAGGFSAAQNELNVGLAAISKQISDLEIRIGMRLCTRGREGFHLTEEGKLVYQAAIELFASVDTFRDRISSAQNELIGDLSIGVIDNTMSDQSSPLIAALRTMHDDAPKVRLRLHASQLDEIERGVVEGRLSVGLVPVYQRREEFDYFELYEELSHAYCAVGHPLFNVDDRELDIDSLRHSQVVNHRYAIHRDKASFVNDDSQSASASQVEAVAMLILTGRFVGFLPEHFARNLIRDGQLRALRPDLIHLRTPFNLILRQNAPRSPLVKAFAQALGVDLKRVI; from the coding sequence ATGGAAACTCCACTTTCCACTTCTGGAAACGTGCCGCCGAAACCGGGGATTCGTCCCCCTTTATCGCTCAGTGGAATGGACTTCAAGCTCCTGCGGGTTTTTCAGGCTGTGGTCGAGGCAGGCGGCTTCAGTGCCGCGCAAAACGAGCTGAACGTGGGGCTTGCAGCCATCAGCAAGCAGATTTCCGACCTCGAAATTCGTATCGGCATGCGGCTCTGCACACGCGGGCGTGAAGGTTTTCATCTGACCGAAGAGGGCAAGCTGGTCTATCAGGCGGCCATCGAATTATTTGCCTCGGTGGACACTTTTCGCGACCGGATTAGTTCGGCACAAAATGAACTGATCGGCGACCTGAGTATTGGCGTTATCGACAACACGATGTCCGATCAAAGTTCGCCGTTAATTGCCGCGCTTCGAACAATGCACGATGACGCGCCCAAAGTAAGACTGCGCCTCCATGCCTCGCAACTCGACGAAATAGAGCGGGGCGTGGTCGAAGGGCGATTGAGCGTCGGCCTCGTGCCGGTGTATCAGCGTCGTGAAGAGTTTGATTATTTTGAGCTGTATGAAGAATTGTCCCACGCGTATTGCGCGGTCGGGCATCCGCTGTTCAACGTCGATGACCGAGAACTGGACATCGACAGCCTGCGTCATTCCCAAGTGGTGAACCACCGCTATGCCATTCACCGCGACAAGGCCAGTTTCGTCAATGACGACAGCCAATCGGCGTCGGCCTCACAGGTCGAAGCGGTCGCGATGCTGATCCTCACCGGGCGCTTCGTCGGTTTCTTGCCCGAACACTTCGCGCGCAACCTGATCCGCGACGGCCAGCTCCGCGCACTGCGTCCTGACCTCATTCACCTGCGCACCCCCTTCAACCTCATCCTCCGCCAAAACGCCCCGAGAAGCCCGCTGGTCAAGGCGTTTGCGCAGGCGTTGGGGGTGGATTTGAAGCGGGTGATTTAA
- a CDS encoding addiction module antidote protein, with protein MTRSRDHDETVIAMIRDDPQFAAEYLRIAFEELDEEGGDIAFISALRHVVEARGGMTVIAAKTGLSRESLRRALSPSGNPTLKTMRQVVHATGLTFAAIA; from the coding sequence ATGACCAGATCACGTGATCACGACGAAACAGTCATTGCGATGATTCGGGACGATCCGCAATTTGCAGCAGAGTATCTCCGAATTGCGTTCGAAGAGCTGGACGAAGAAGGAGGAGACATTGCGTTTATCTCCGCCCTGAGACACGTAGTCGAGGCGCGCGGAGGGATGACGGTCATCGCAGCGAAAACAGGACTCTCTCGCGAAAGCCTCCGTAGAGCGTTGTCCCCGAGTGGTAATCCCACCTTGAAAACGATGCGTCAGGTCGTGCATGCCACGGGTTTGACGTTCGCCGCCATTGCGTGA
- a CDS encoding type II toxin-antitoxin system RelE/ParE family toxin, which translates to MNNVTHYLSSNGEDLYQHWLERLKDRTAKARITMRVNRIAAGAFGDCKPVGQGVWELKIDHGPGYRVYYALADKQLILLLLGGDKRSQQADIHKAIACWGDYQWRKP; encoded by the coding sequence ATGAATAACGTCACACACTATCTGTCCTCCAACGGCGAAGATCTTTACCAACATTGGTTAGAGCGGTTGAAGGACAGAACCGCCAAAGCCAGAATCACCATGCGCGTCAACCGAATCGCTGCAGGCGCATTCGGGGACTGCAAACCCGTAGGCCAGGGTGTCTGGGAGTTAAAGATCGATCACGGCCCAGGTTATCGGGTTTACTATGCCCTGGCCGACAAGCAATTGATCTTGCTGTTGCTAGGGGGCGACAAGCGTAGCCAGCAGGCGGATATCCACAAAGCGATAGCGTGCTGGGGCGATTACCAGTGGAGAAAGCCATGA
- a CDS encoding HAD-IA family hydrolase, with translation MSNVQTPKGPIKAVIFDMDGLLLDTEGIYTEVTDTIAKWHGKTFDWAVKQHSIGRGSQDFAEYVISALQLPMSAEEFLTVRQPMLDERFPHATPMPGAEALVRHLAEHNIPIAVGTSSSLHYFKVKTDNHGAWFELFRHVVTADHQDVKAAKPAPDIFLTAARLLGVDPKDCLVFEDSPFGVTAAKTAGMYAVAVPDSHMPVAQYAHADLILGSLAEFPLEDWGLPGYRR, from the coding sequence ATGAGCAACGTGCAAACGCCGAAGGGGCCGATCAAGGCCGTGATTTTCGACATGGATGGCCTGTTGCTGGACACCGAGGGCATCTACACCGAAGTCACTGACACCATCGCCAAATGGCACGGCAAGACGTTCGACTGGGCGGTGAAGCAGCACTCCATCGGCCGTGGCTCGCAGGATTTCGCCGAGTATGTGATCAGCGCGCTGCAACTGCCGATGTCCGCCGAGGAATTTCTCACGGTTCGTCAGCCAATGCTCGACGAGCGCTTCCCTCACGCAACGCCGATGCCGGGTGCCGAAGCGCTGGTGCGTCATCTCGCCGAGCACAATATTCCGATTGCCGTGGGCACCAGTTCGTCGCTGCACTATTTCAAGGTGAAGACGGATAATCATGGCGCGTGGTTCGAGCTGTTCCGCCACGTGGTGACCGCTGACCATCAGGACGTCAAGGCCGCCAAACCGGCGCCGGATATCTTCCTGACGGCTGCCCGGTTGTTGGGCGTCGATCCGAAAGACTGCCTGGTGTTCGAAGATTCGCCGTTTGGCGTGACCGCTGCCAAGACAGCCGGGATGTACGCGGTGGCTGTCCCGGATTCGCACATGCCAGTGGCGCAATACGCCCACGCGGACCTGATACTGGGGTCGCTGGCAGAGTTTCCGCTGGAAGATTGGGGGCTGCCGGGGTATCGCCGTTGA
- a CDS encoding YdgA family protein — protein sequence MKKSVNIAVGVVIVAGALITAGAWYTGTRLEGVLGDAVQQGNQQIQTAFAGHEGSASVQLLSLDRHFFTSTAHYKFTIQNPKLNEGQPIELLFVDNIEHGPFPWSRVKSLNLVPVMAASNTELEKNVFSEKWFAMTNGQAPLTAHFSMGYDRAGQGRIDFLPFQFDDQNGSFKFSGFTLNASGTADGEKLEANGVLGSLDVTATSEEGPVHLTLNDVTFNTGGTKGKSGFYLGHSDAKVSSATFQAAGQPPIQFKDFVNTSLLQEVEGSLNAQVSYDIGNISVAGKTIGSSQMLWKFANFDIASTKNLLQIYKDKIQPQAQAAAAMGESYTPQLSAADQALVQAEVGKMLAAKPHIELEKLSLKTANGESHFSLTMDLGNPTSFDQPGAALLKQLLTQADAKLVLSKPMIRDLASLQAQSAGLTDPAAIAQQAQGAAETVGGMAIMLQVGKVEGDNIVSNLHYADDVVDFNGEKMTAQQFAAAMMGKVVMFNRGY from the coding sequence ATGAAAAAATCAGTCAACATTGCCGTAGGCGTGGTCATAGTCGCAGGCGCTCTCATCACCGCTGGCGCCTGGTACACGGGCACCCGCCTCGAAGGCGTGCTCGGCGATGCCGTTCAGCAGGGCAACCAACAGATCCAGACCGCCTTTGCGGGTCACGAAGGCAGCGCGAGTGTGCAGCTGCTGTCGCTGGATCGGCATTTTTTCACCAGTACCGCCCACTACAAGTTCACGATTCAGAACCCCAAGCTGAATGAAGGCCAGCCGATCGAATTGCTGTTCGTGGATAACATCGAACACGGGCCGTTCCCATGGAGCCGCGTGAAATCGTTGAATCTGGTGCCGGTCATGGCTGCCAGCAACACCGAACTGGAAAAGAACGTCTTCTCCGAAAAATGGTTTGCCATGACCAACGGCCAAGCGCCGCTGACCGCCCATTTCAGCATGGGTTACGACCGCGCAGGGCAGGGCCGGATCGACTTCCTGCCGTTCCAGTTCGACGATCAGAACGGCTCGTTCAAATTCTCCGGTTTCACCCTGAACGCGTCGGGCACCGCCGACGGCGAAAAGCTCGAAGCCAACGGCGTGCTGGGTAGCCTGGACGTGACCGCGACCTCCGAAGAGGGCCCGGTGCACTTGACCCTCAACGACGTGACCTTCAACACGGGCGGCACCAAAGGCAAGTCCGGCTTCTACCTGGGTCACAGCGACGCGAAGGTGTCCTCGGCCACGTTCCAGGCCGCTGGCCAGCCGCCGATCCAGTTCAAGGATTTCGTCAACACCAGCCTGTTGCAGGAAGTGGAAGGCAGCCTGAACGCGCAAGTGAGCTACGACATCGGCAACATCAGCGTCGCGGGCAAAACCATCGGCTCTTCGCAGATGCTGTGGAAGTTTGCCAACTTCGACATCGCCTCCACCAAGAACCTGCTGCAGATCTACAAGGACAAAATCCAGCCGCAAGCCCAGGCGGCAGCGGCAATGGGCGAGTCCTACACGCCACAGTTGAGCGCGGCAGACCAAGCGCTGGTGCAAGCGGAAGTCGGCAAAATGCTGGCCGCCAAACCACACATCGAGCTGGAAAAACTGTCGTTGAAGACGGCCAATGGCGAGAGCCATTTCAGCCTGACGATGGATTTGGGGAATCCGACGTCCTTCGACCAGCCAGGCGCTGCGTTGCTCAAACAACTGCTGACCCAGGCCGACGCCAAGCTGGTGCTGTCCAAACCGATGATCCGTGACCTCGCTTCGCTGCAAGCGCAGTCGGCCGGCCTGACCGACCCGGCCGCCATCGCGCAACAGGCGCAGGGCGCCGCTGAAACGGTGGGCGGCATGGCGATCATGCTGCAAGTGGGCAAGGTCGAGGGCGACAACATCGTGTCCAACCTGCACTACGCCGACGACGTCGTAGACTTCAATGGCGAAAAAATGACCGCCCAACAATTCGCCGCCGCCATGATGGGCAAAGTAGTGATGTTCAATCGCGGGTATTGA
- the cysC gene encoding adenylyl-sulfate kinase produces the protein MIIDAPLAVRQLERESLKHQRACCIWFTGLSGAGKTTLGNHLDQTLVAHGLHSYLLDGDRLRRGLCQDLGMSEESRRENVRRIGEVAKLMVDAGLIVIVSAISPYRADRDACRRHFAEGQFIEVHVSTPLRECMRRDAKGLYRAVREGKIRNFTGIDSPYEPPTEPEYVVDTRVDSGALFIDQLLSQLLETRPRSGAYPAFTSSRAL, from the coding sequence ATGATCATTGATGCACCGCTCGCGGTCAGACAATTGGAGCGTGAGTCGCTCAAACATCAACGCGCCTGTTGCATCTGGTTCACCGGGCTGTCGGGCGCGGGGAAAACCACGCTGGGCAATCATCTGGACCAGACGCTGGTGGCGCACGGGCTGCACAGTTACTTGCTCGACGGCGATCGGTTGCGTCGCGGGCTGTGTCAGGACCTGGGCATGAGCGAAGAGAGTCGGCGGGAAAATGTCCGTCGCATCGGTGAGGTCGCCAAGTTGATGGTGGACGCGGGGTTGATCGTGATCGTGTCGGCAATCTCGCCTTATCGCGCAGACCGCGATGCCTGCCGACGTCATTTCGCCGAGGGGCAGTTCATCGAGGTGCACGTCAGCACGCCATTGCGCGAGTGCATGCGTCGAGATGCGAAAGGACTGTATCGGGCGGTGCGCGAGGGCAAAATACGGAATTTCACCGGAATCGACAGCCCGTACGAGCCACCGACTGAGCCGGAATATGTTGTGGACACCCGCGTGGATTCCGGCGCCCTGTTCATCGATCAGTTGCTGTCGCAGTTGCTGGAGACGCGACCGAGGAGCGGTGCTTACCCAGCATTTACGAGTTCGCGTGCGCTGTAG
- a CDS encoding sulfotransferase family 2 domain-containing protein — protein sequence MNHLLWKLFPKTQREFLLERLSVVDRQVVNKTLSRKARFPEAFDHFECIFIHVPKCAGSSVAMSIFGDTPTGHLPLYWYEKQFKERYEQYFKFGFVRDPLHRALSAYRYLLQNPQPRDRAAFELVSRYSRFDTFVDGWLHAENVSKQIHFAPQYHFLQNGMGQIAVDFIGRQEHLESDFTALCEHLGISVPLRHLNRSPGAHYRTNGLCSDASRKRIREVYARDYELFSYD from the coding sequence ATGAACCATTTATTGTGGAAGTTATTTCCAAAGACCCAGCGCGAGTTTTTGTTAGAGCGGCTGTCCGTCGTGGACCGTCAGGTGGTGAACAAGACGCTGTCGCGCAAGGCCCGGTTTCCCGAGGCCTTCGACCATTTCGAGTGCATTTTCATTCACGTGCCAAAGTGCGCAGGCAGCAGTGTAGCGATGTCGATTTTTGGCGACACACCCACCGGGCATTTGCCATTGTACTGGTACGAGAAGCAGTTCAAAGAGCGTTATGAGCAGTATTTCAAGTTTGGCTTTGTACGTGATCCATTACATAGAGCATTGTCGGCTTATCGTTATTTATTGCAGAACCCGCAGCCGCGAGATAGAGCGGCCTTTGAGTTGGTTAGCCGTTATTCGCGGTTCGATACGTTCGTCGATGGCTGGTTGCACGCAGAGAATGTGTCGAAGCAAATACACTTCGCGCCTCAATATCATTTTCTGCAAAACGGCATGGGGCAGATTGCGGTGGATTTCATCGGGCGGCAGGAGCATCTGGAGTCGGATTTCACTGCGCTGTGCGAACACCTCGGGATCAGCGTCCCGTTGCGCCATCTCAATCGCTCGCCCGGTGCTCACTATCGAACGAACGGTTTGTGTTCCGATGCCTCGCGCAAGCGTATCCGAGAGGTGTACGCCCGCGACTATGAGCTGTTTTCCTATGACTGA